A stretch of Rhea pennata isolate bPtePen1 chromosome 18, bPtePen1.pri, whole genome shotgun sequence DNA encodes these proteins:
- the LOC134148800 gene encoding ficolin-1-like: MRRAVQQILLALFSLTAVVYKKEAIALEVKTMDAEQNKQDSLPEGVTGTLDASDSMRLLQLFSLKGDKTLKSCITVLKLSLLEFTANFNNNYLSSCAGEKNCKELLDKGYRMSGWYTIYLPNCMAINVLCDMHTEGGGWIVFQRRIDGSVDFFRNWEEYKKGFGSQLTDFWLGNEYIHFLTSFGTQELRIDLMDFSYKRTFAKYESFKIFSERDNYKLSLGSFLLGTAGDSLSVHHMMPFSTKDREQDPQSNQCATTYKGAWWFNDCLDSNLNGMYENGEQDTYAGGIIWKADKGYYYSYKQTEMKFRPI; this comes from the exons ATGCGAAGAGCTGTCCAGCAGATCCTCCTGGCTTTATTCAGCCTCACAGCAGTAGTGTATAAGAAGGAGGCTATTGCGCTAG AAGTCAAAACCATGGATGCTGAGCAAAATAAACAAGACTCTCTTCCTGAAGGAGTCACTGGAACCCTTGATGCCAGTGATTCCATGAGATTACTTCAGCTTTTTAGCCTCAAAG GAGACAAGACTCTCAAGTCATGTATCACAG TCCTCAAACTGTCCTTGTTGGAATTTACTGCAAACTTTAATAACAATTACCTGTCTTCCTGTGCAGGAGAAAAGAACTGCAAAGAGCTGTTAGACAAAGGATACAGGATGAGTGGTTGGTACACCATTTATCTCCCAAACTGTATGGCCATCAATGTATTGTGTGACATGCATACGGAAGGAGGTGGATGGATA GTCTTTCAGAGGAGAATAGATGGTTCTGTAGATTTTTTCCGTAATTGGGAAGAATACAAGAAAGGTTTTGGCAGCCAACTAACAGATTTCTGGTTAGGGAATGAATATATTCACTTTCTGACATCTTTTG GTACTCAGGAACTTCGCATTGACCTCATGGATTTCAGTTACAAACGCACATTTGCCAAGTATGaatcattcaaaatattttcagagcgAGACAATTACAAGCTGAGTCTTGGAAGTTTCCTTTTAGGTACTGCAG GGGATTCATTGTCAGTCCACCATATGATGCCATTTTCAACTAAAGACCGAGAGCAAGATCCTCAGTCAAACCAGTGTGCAACAACCTACAAAGGTGCTTGGTGGTTCAATGATTGCCTAGATTCCAATTTAAATGGGATGTATGAGAATGGAGAACAGGATACATATGCAGGTGGTATAATCTGGAAGGCAGACAAAGGATATTATTACTCCTACAAAcagactgaaatgaaatttcGCCCCATTTAA